Proteins co-encoded in one Phoenix dactylifera cultivar Barhee BC4 unplaced genomic scaffold, palm_55x_up_171113_PBpolish2nd_filt_p 000276F, whole genome shotgun sequence genomic window:
- the LOC120105402 gene encoding trihelix transcription factor ASIL2-like produces the protein MDATQDDARYLPNLPSPSICRRPFSSSSSSSSSSPLGSKISAARKSSFHPPIGRSYADEDDEDDRNDTDEAVDEHDDDEDENDGGDRHRKIRGEEEEEEEEAESRGKRRKLDKFALGFEFAPRVPRPAIVTLEGKFPAKSSPTDWSEDSTFVLLDAWGDRYVQNGRKSLRSDEWCDVAKKVAQFSRTTRSDAQCRNRLDTLKKKYKKEKVRMAEQASPSSKWVYFKKMDELISSPSPPAAGARQQQPPQLSYGVDAGEYVFASSSVYPNRSNGNDETRDSPGGTGSEEDVDEEDDDDESDGLRPRREKVSMGSSDSSFRMLADSIQKFGEIYEKMESRKRQQMVELERMRKELQRDLEMHKRKVLERAQAEIAKIREEEGEEEEEESENDEDGDEVDVSADNLSG, from the coding sequence ATGGACGCCACCCAGGACGACGCGAGGTATCTCCCCAATCTTCCCTCCCCTTCGATCTGCCGCcgccccttctcctcctcttcctcctcctcctcctcctccccccttgGATCCAAGATCTCCGCCGCTCGGAAATCCTCCTTCCATCCGCCGATCGGCCGTAGCTACGCCGATGAGGACGACGAAGACGATCGGAACGACACGGATGAAGCCGTGGACGAACACGATGATGATGAGGACGAGAACGACGGTGGCGATAGACATCGCAAGATccggggggaggaggaggaggaggaggaggaggcggaaaGCCGCGGGAAGCGGAGGAAGCTGGACAAGTTCGCCCTAGGGTTCGAATTCGCCCCCCGCGTGCCTCGTCCCGCGATCGTGACACTGGAGGGCAAGTTTCCCGCGAAAAGCTCTCCCACCGATTGGTCGGAAGACTCGACCTTCGTGCTCCTCGACGCCTGGGGCGATCGCTATGTCCAGAACGGCCGGAAGAGCCTCCGATCCGACGAGTGGTGCGACGTCGCCAAGAAGGTCGCTCAGTTCTCGAGGACCACCCGATCCGACGCCCAGTGCCGGAACCGACTCGATACTCTGAAAAAGAAATACAAGAAAGAGAAGGTGAGGATGGCGGAGCAAGCGAGTCCTAGCAGCAAGTGGGTTTATTTCAAGAAAATGGATGAATTGATATCGTCTCCGTCGCCTCCAGCTGCGGGGGCGCGGCAGCAGCAACCTCCGCAGCTGTCGTACGGGGTTGATGCAGGGGAGTACGTCTTTGCGAGCTCCAGTGTCTATCCGAACCGCTCGAATGGTAATGATGAGACGAGGGACAGCCCAGGAGGCACGGgatcggaggaggatgtggacgaggaggatgatgatgatgagtccgATGGGCTTCGTCCAAGGAGGGAGAAGGTTTCGATGGGGAGCTCGGATTCTTCGTTCAGAATGCTGGCCGATTCCATTCAAAAGTTTGGGGAGATATATGAGAAGATGGAGAGCAGAAAACGGCAGCAGATGGTGGAGCTGGAGAGGATGAGGAAGGAATTGCAGAGGGATTTGGAGATGCATAAGAGGAAGGTTTTGGAGAGGGCACAGGCGGAGATTGCAAAgataagggaggaagagggggaggaggaggaggaggagagtgaAAATGATGAGGACGGGGATGAGGTTGATGTTTCTGCCGATAACTTGAGCGGGTGA